In one window of Brenneria goodwinii DNA:
- the sapA gene encoding ABC transporter substrate-binding protein SapA — protein sequence MSGKICFALAFAWLAIPALASPLPSPPTVPAPLADIRQSGFVYCVNDVLNTFNPQMARSGVTIDTLAAQLYDRLLDVDPYTYRLMPELAQRWEVLDDGATYRFYLRHDVHFQTTSWFSPTRKMNADDVVFSFQRMLNKDHPYHDVNGGEYPYFDSLQFADSVKNIRKLGEYGVEIRLNKPDASFLWHLATHYAPILSAEYAQVLADNDKKELLDREPVGTGPYRLDEYRNGQYIRLTRNDAYWRGQPRMQQVVVDLGSGGTGRLSKLLTGECDILAYPAVSQLAILRNDPRLRLSLRPGMNVAYLAFNVRKPPLDDRRMREAIALAINNDRLMQSIYYGTAETAASILPRASWAYDNDAKITEYNPEKSRQLLQELGISNISLRLWVPSTSQSYNPSPLKTAELIQADLAQVGIQVTIVPVEGRFQEARLMELSHDLTLAGWTTDSNDPDSFFRPLLSCAAIPSQTNYAHWCNAEFDDVLQNALSSQQLSKRIEYYQQAQRILAEQLPVLPLASSLRLLAYRYDMKGIVLSPFGNASFAGVFRESDADRAKESAPQEPSSQHAAEGEKP from the coding sequence ATGTCTGGAAAAATCTGTTTCGCATTGGCATTCGCCTGGCTAGCAATACCTGCTTTGGCGTCTCCTTTGCCTTCGCCTCCAACAGTCCCCGCGCCGTTGGCCGATATCCGCCAAAGTGGTTTCGTCTACTGCGTAAATGACGTGCTGAATACGTTTAACCCGCAAATGGCGCGCAGCGGCGTCACGATCGATACCCTGGCGGCTCAGCTTTACGACCGGCTGCTGGATGTCGACCCCTACACTTATCGGCTGATGCCGGAATTGGCGCAGCGCTGGGAAGTGCTGGATGATGGGGCGACGTATCGTTTTTATCTGCGTCACGACGTTCATTTCCAAACCACCAGTTGGTTCAGTCCTACTCGTAAAATGAACGCGGATGATGTCGTGTTCAGCTTTCAACGCATGTTGAATAAGGATCACCCCTATCATGACGTTAACGGCGGCGAGTATCCCTATTTCGACAGTCTGCAATTTGCCGATTCCGTCAAAAACATCCGCAAATTAGGTGAGTACGGCGTTGAGATTCGACTGAACAAGCCCGACGCCTCTTTTCTCTGGCACCTGGCAACGCACTATGCGCCGATCCTCTCCGCCGAATATGCGCAGGTGCTGGCTGATAACGATAAGAAAGAATTGCTGGATCGCGAGCCGGTCGGCACCGGCCCCTATAGGTTGGATGAATATCGCAACGGACAATATATCCGCCTGACGCGTAACGACGCCTACTGGCGCGGGCAACCGCGCATGCAACAGGTCGTGGTTGATCTCGGCTCGGGTGGTACGGGCCGTCTGTCCAAATTATTGACCGGGGAGTGCGATATTCTGGCTTATCCCGCCGTTAGCCAACTGGCGATTTTGCGTAACGATCCGCGGCTGCGTCTGTCATTACGCCCCGGAATGAACGTCGCCTATCTGGCGTTTAATGTGCGTAAACCGCCATTGGATGACCGCCGCATGCGCGAAGCCATTGCGCTGGCGATAAACAACGATCGCCTGATGCAGTCAATTTATTACGGCACGGCTGAAACGGCCGCCTCGATCTTACCGCGTGCCTCCTGGGCCTATGATAATGACGCGAAGATAACGGAATACAACCCGGAAAAATCCCGGCAGCTATTGCAAGAGTTGGGTATCTCCAATATCAGCCTGCGTTTGTGGGTGCCCAGCACATCGCAATCCTACAACCCCAGCCCGCTGAAAACCGCCGAGCTGATCCAGGCCGACCTGGCTCAGGTTGGCATACAAGTGACGATTGTGCCGGTTGAAGGCCGTTTTCAGGAAGCCCGGCTGATGGAACTCAGCCATGATTTAACCCTTGCCGGCTGGACGACGGACAGCAACGACCCGGACAGTTTTTTTCGTCCGTTATTGAGCTGCGCCGCTATTCCATCCCAAACCAACTATGCTCACTGGTGTAATGCAGAGTTTGATGACGTGTTGCAAAACGCCCTCTCCTCACAGCAGTTATCAAAGCGCATTGAATACTACCAGCAGGCGCAGAGGATTCTGGCGGAACAACTGCCGGTTTTACCCCTGGCGTCCTCTTTACGCCTGCTGGCTTATCGTTATGATATGAAAGGGATTGTGCTTAGCCCGTTCGGCAACGCCTCATTTGCCGGTGTTTTCCGGGAAAGCGACGCTGACCGCGCCAAGGAAAGCGCGCCGCAAGAGCCTTCTTCACAACACGCCGCTGAAGGAGAAAAACCGTGA
- a CDS encoding glycoside hydrolase family 32 protein translates to MIELLEKANSYIAATRPLMNMEWYPTWHLAPTVGWMNDPNGLVWYDGMYHAFYQHYPYEPVWGPMHWGHARSRDLIHWEHLPVALAPAGKDDKDGCFSGSAVDNNGELALIYTGHVHEGDRASDAGLRQVQCLATSRDGIHFTPQGKVIDAPEGIQHFRDPKVWKMGDYWYVVLGLKVENRGEVRLWRSTDLRNWEPQGLLARSAAGESYMWECPDFFPLGDKWVLLFSPQGMKTEGYRNRNLFQSGYMIGTWQPGSEFMIETPFIEIDAGHDFYAPQTLLAPDGRRIMLGWLDMWESLMPEKEHLWAGMLSMPRELTLTSDNRLRVVPAAEIDACCHEDRQQCNVELKNGSLPLAQDCAAQFVTLDVDLQNSDAEKYGVSLGSEPNNEQGLFIYVDNQAQRLVLERRYPAYNISGYRSVPLPLSDNLQLRIFFDRSSVEVFVNDGESCLSSRIYPHEQQSHLSLFAQNGGARVNSVRHGKIS, encoded by the coding sequence ATGATTGAGTTATTAGAAAAAGCCAATAGTTACATTGCCGCTACGCGGCCCTTAATGAACATGGAGTGGTATCCAACCTGGCATTTGGCGCCGACCGTCGGTTGGATGAACGATCCGAATGGCCTGGTTTGGTATGACGGCATGTACCATGCGTTTTATCAGCATTACCCCTATGAACCCGTGTGGGGGCCGATGCACTGGGGCCATGCCCGCAGCCGCGACCTGATCCATTGGGAGCATCTGCCGGTAGCGCTGGCGCCGGCGGGTAAAGATGACAAAGATGGCTGCTTCTCCGGCTCGGCGGTGGACAACAACGGCGAACTGGCGCTGATCTATACCGGTCACGTGCACGAGGGCGATCGCGCCAGCGATGCAGGATTACGGCAGGTACAGTGCCTGGCCACCAGCCGCGACGGCATCCATTTCACGCCGCAGGGTAAGGTCATTGATGCCCCGGAAGGGATCCAGCATTTCCGCGATCCCAAAGTCTGGAAAATGGGTGACTACTGGTACGTGGTGCTCGGGCTTAAGGTGGAAAATCGGGGAGAAGTTCGTCTGTGGCGCTCAACCGACCTGCGTAACTGGGAGCCGCAGGGGCTGCTGGCGCGCTCGGCTGCGGGCGAAAGTTACATGTGGGAATGCCCTGACTTTTTCCCGCTGGGCGATAAATGGGTTTTACTGTTTTCCCCACAGGGAATGAAGACCGAAGGTTATCGCAACCGCAATTTATTCCAGAGCGGTTATATGATCGGAACATGGCAGCCCGGCAGTGAGTTTATGATTGAAACCCCGTTTATCGAGATCGATGCCGGTCACGATTTCTACGCGCCGCAAACACTGCTGGCGCCGGATGGCCGGCGCATTATGCTGGGCTGGCTGGATATGTGGGAATCCCTGATGCCGGAGAAAGAGCATTTATGGGCGGGGATGCTGTCAATGCCGCGCGAATTGACGCTGACATCGGACAATAGATTGCGGGTGGTGCCGGCAGCAGAAATCGACGCCTGCTGCCATGAAGACCGTCAACAGTGCAACGTTGAGCTGAAGAATGGCAGCCTGCCGCTGGCTCAGGACTGCGCCGCGCAGTTCGTGACGCTGGATGTCGATCTCCAGAACAGCGATGCCGAGAAGTATGGCGTGTCGCTCGGCAGCGAACCGAACAATGAACAGGGGCTGTTTATCTACGTAGATAATCAGGCGCAGCGTCTGGTGCTGGAGCGCCGCTATCCGGCATATAACATCAGCGGCTATCGCAGCGTGCCCCTGCCCCTTTCCGACAACCTGCAATTGCGCATCTTCTTCGACCGTTCTTCGGTTGAAGTCTTCGTCAATGATGGCGAAAGTTGCCTGAGCAGCCGTATCTATCCTCACGAGCAGCAAAGCCACTTGAGCCTGTTCGCCCAGAACGGCGGCGCGCGCGTCAACAGCGTTCGCCACGGAAAAATCAGCTGA
- the sapB gene encoding putrescine export ABC transporter permease SapB yields MIIFTLRRLLLLLVTLFLLTLLGFSLSYYTPHAPLNGATLFDAYRFYLTSLLQGDFGRSSINGQAIIVQLKEVFPATIELCLLAFALSLLVGIPLGITAGVMQNKGPDIIISALALVGFSLPVFWLALLLTLFFSLHLGWLPVSGRFDLLYQVKAVTGFALIDAWLSDSPYRNEMIISAVRHLILPITVLAVGPTTEVIRLMRISTTDVMGKNYIKAAATRGLSPLTIIRRHLLHNALPPIMPKLGLQFSTMLTLTMITEVVFSWPGLGRWLVNAIRQQDYAAISAGVIVVGAMVITINVLSDIGGAMTNPLKHKESYALR; encoded by the coding sequence GTGATTATCTTTACCCTGCGTCGCCTGCTGTTGCTGCTGGTTACGCTGTTTCTGCTGACGCTGTTGGGTTTCAGCCTGAGTTATTACACCCCGCATGCGCCGCTTAACGGCGCAACGCTGTTTGATGCGTATCGTTTTTATCTCACCAGCCTGCTGCAAGGCGACTTCGGCCGCTCCAGCATCAACGGCCAAGCCATTATCGTACAGTTAAAAGAGGTGTTCCCGGCCACCATCGAACTTTGCTTGCTGGCCTTCGCGCTCTCTTTACTGGTGGGGATCCCGTTGGGCATTACCGCCGGGGTTATGCAGAATAAAGGGCCGGATATCATTATCAGCGCGCTGGCGCTGGTCGGCTTTTCCCTGCCGGTATTCTGGCTGGCGCTGCTGCTTACGCTGTTTTTCTCACTGCATCTTGGCTGGCTGCCGGTATCCGGACGTTTCGATCTCCTTTATCAGGTCAAAGCCGTCACCGGCTTTGCGCTGATCGATGCCTGGTTGTCTGACTCGCCCTATCGCAATGAGATGATTATCAGTGCGGTGCGGCATCTGATCCTGCCGATAACCGTGCTGGCTGTCGGGCCGACGACGGAGGTTATCAGACTGATGCGCATCAGCACCACCGACGTGATGGGCAAAAACTACATCAAGGCGGCGGCGACGCGCGGTTTATCGCCGCTGACCATTATTCGCCGTCATCTCCTGCACAATGCGTTACCGCCGATTATGCCCAAACTGGGGCTGCAGTTTTCCACCATGTTGACGCTGACCATGATAACGGAGGTGGTGTTCAGTTGGCCGGGGCTGGGGCGCTGGCTGGTTAATGCCATTCGCCAGCAGGATTACGCGGCGATCTCCGCGGGCGTCATTGTCGTCGGCGCCATGGTCATTACGATTAATGTGTTGTCCGATATCGGGGGAGCAATGACTAACCCGCTGAAACATAAGGAGTCGTATGCCCTACGATAA
- a CDS encoding DUF485 domain-containing protein has translation MKKSSAQLTDSADKDESLLMGVIFTCVQIIIFFSFILICAFNVPLLGREFLNSGTPLSFVLGMLVIVSGIILTAAYVALANRVTEKE, from the coding sequence ATGAAAAAGAGTTCTGCACAATTAACAGATTCAGCAGATAAAGATGAATCGTTGCTAATGGGGGTGATATTTACCTGCGTGCAAATAATTATTTTTTTTAGCTTCATCCTTATTTGTGCCTTTAACGTTCCGCTATTAGGTCGGGAATTTTTAAATTCCGGCACACCGCTATCCTTTGTTCTGGGAATGCTGGTTATCGTCAGTGGAATCATATTAACTGCCGCGTATGTGGCGCTCGCTAACCGTGTCACGGAGAAAGAGTAA
- a CDS encoding oligosaccharide MFS transporter: MNAETRKTYILLSCLFFFFFFTWSSTCSLLSIWLNQYVNLRATDTGIIFSAILLVSFCSQPIYGYIQDKLGLGKHQLWFIALLLIGSGPFFMLFADLLRFNIYLGSIAGGLYIGATFNGGIGLLEAYIERFCRLKGIEYGRSRMWGSLGWAVATFFAGINFNINPWYNFALASLSGGLFLLCLSQVRIAKENAMSQLQFGDPSKITLADALGLLRLSRFWALVVFVIGTCIYGVYDQQFPVYFASQFPDLHSGNSMFGYLNSLQVFLEAGGMFLAPFLVNRIGAKNGLILASGIMALRVIGSGLVNGVVLISLMKLLHAVELPILLISLFKYNSLNFDKRLSTTIYLVGFTCISSVVSSLLSPIVGYSYELFGFARTYLFMGGMVLFTTLVSCFLLEPNKTVQPSPTFTPRTIK; this comes from the coding sequence ATGAACGCTGAAACAAGAAAAACCTATATTTTATTAAGCTGCCTCTTTTTCTTTTTTTTCTTTACCTGGTCATCGACCTGCTCATTGTTATCCATCTGGCTAAACCAGTACGTGAATCTTAGAGCCACCGATACCGGCATAATTTTCTCGGCGATTTTGCTGGTGTCGTTCTGCTCGCAACCGATTTATGGTTACATCCAGGACAAACTGGGGCTGGGTAAACACCAGCTATGGTTCATTGCTCTCCTGCTGATAGGCAGCGGGCCGTTTTTTATGCTGTTCGCCGACCTTCTGCGTTTTAATATTTATCTCGGCAGCATTGCCGGCGGGTTATATATCGGCGCGACTTTCAACGGCGGTATCGGCCTGCTGGAAGCCTATATTGAACGTTTTTGCCGCCTGAAAGGCATTGAATATGGCCGCTCCAGAATGTGGGGATCGCTGGGTTGGGCCGTCGCCACCTTCTTCGCCGGCATCAACTTCAATATTAATCCCTGGTACAACTTTGCGCTGGCCTCCCTTTCCGGCGGCCTGTTTCTGCTGTGTCTGAGTCAGGTACGCATCGCCAAAGAAAATGCCATGAGCCAGCTTCAGTTCGGCGATCCGTCAAAAATCACCCTGGCCGATGCCCTGGGGCTGTTGCGTCTGTCGCGTTTCTGGGCGCTAGTGGTCTTTGTTATCGGCACCTGTATTTACGGCGTATATGACCAGCAGTTCCCAGTCTATTTTGCTTCACAGTTTCCCGATTTGCACTCCGGCAACAGTATGTTCGGCTACCTGAATTCACTGCAGGTATTCCTTGAAGCCGGCGGCATGTTCCTTGCCCCGTTCCTGGTTAACCGCATCGGCGCCAAAAACGGTTTGATTTTAGCCAGCGGCATTATGGCGTTACGCGTTATCGGATCCGGTCTGGTCAACGGCGTCGTCCTCATCTCGTTAATGAAACTGCTGCACGCGGTTGAATTACCCATCCTGTTGATTTCTTTGTTTAAATATAACAGTCTGAACTTCGACAAACGCTTATCGACAACCATTTACCTGGTAGGCTTCACCTGTATCAGTTCCGTGGTCAGCAGTCTGTTGTCCCCTATCGTAGGTTACAGCTATGAGCTGTTCGGTTTCGCCCGCACCTACCTGTTTATGGGCGGCATGGTGCTGTTCACCACGCTGGTTTCCTGCTTCCTGCTGGAACCCAATAAGACTGTCCAGCCTTCCCCCACCTTTACCCCGCGCACAATAAAGTGA
- a CDS encoding LysR substrate-binding domain-containing protein yields MKICELMTFATVARCANITAAARELNTVQSNVTTRIRALENHIGLPLLERHSRGVALTGAGQRLLPYAQQAVALLDEAARVARDEGEAQGPLMIGSMETTLAVRLPDVLARFHARYADVQLIMKIDSTAALVERVLNNEVYGAFVAGPIDHPLLSAEQVFEEELVLVTPRRWPTLQAFRMDSQPVTALMFRMGCAYRQRLEQLLVYLGRPSFQRLDFGSLDGILGCIGAGVGITLLPRSVVAKSGLADRLQVHTVDESIARVSTLFIRRREAQQTTTMRLFLDCLREEKTMPIAV; encoded by the coding sequence ATGAAAATTTGCGAACTGATGACCTTTGCCACCGTCGCGCGCTGCGCCAATATCACCGCCGCCGCCAGAGAGCTGAATACCGTGCAGTCCAACGTCACGACGCGCATCCGGGCGCTGGAGAACCATATCGGTTTACCGCTGCTGGAGCGCCACAGCCGGGGCGTGGCGCTGACCGGCGCCGGGCAGCGTCTACTGCCCTACGCCCAACAGGCGGTCGCGCTATTGGATGAAGCGGCGCGGGTCGCGCGCGACGAGGGTGAAGCGCAGGGGCCGCTGATGATCGGCTCGATGGAAACCACGCTCGCCGTGCGCCTGCCTGACGTATTGGCGCGTTTTCATGCGCGCTATGCCGACGTGCAACTGATAATGAAAATCGACTCGACCGCCGCGCTGGTCGAGCGTGTGCTAAACAACGAGGTATATGGCGCGTTTGTCGCCGGTCCGATTGACCATCCTCTGCTGAGCGCTGAGCAGGTGTTCGAAGAGGAGCTGGTGCTGGTTACGCCGCGCCGCTGGCCGACCTTGCAGGCATTTCGTATGGATAGCCAACCGGTGACGGCGCTGATGTTCCGCATGGGCTGCGCCTATCGTCAACGGTTGGAGCAGTTGCTGGTTTATCTCGGCAGGCCGTCGTTCCAGCGTCTGGATTTCGGCTCGCTGGACGGTATCCTCGGCTGCATCGGCGCCGGCGTGGGAATTACGTTGCTGCCGCGATCGGTGGTGGCAAAATCCGGTCTGGCCGACAGGTTGCAGGTACATACCGTCGATGAATCGATAGCACGCGTCTCGACGCTATTCATTCGCCGCCGGGAAGCGCAGCAAACGACGACGATGCGCTTGTTCCTCGACTGCCTGAGAGAAGAAAAAACCATGCCGATAGCCGTTTAA
- a CDS encoding CoA transferase, with protein sequence MSKQFIAQSGAFAELMSIRGGAPLPDDEVNVTGGDPFFATPFRIGETAAAALAARGIAANDLWELRTGERQRIAVDVRAAAATSLGGGDMTLRRDENGVFQPILVSDAIKHMVSLTQPWRTADDGWLLPHTNLPHLERRILDVLQCESTPESISAGVRRWNADELEEAIAEAQACAGKVRTAEEWLRHPHGAYLASRPVVEISKIADGEPEPLPAGDQPAAGIRVLDLTRILAGPTAGIGFAEHGADVLMVTAPDLPQVPAFVRDTSHGKRSCFLDFRQPDQAAQLTELVRSSDVFIDGYRPERLAAHGFGVEDLVKMRPGLIHISVNCFGSGGPFADRAGWDQVAQAVTGICHTHGLAIGAGQPKLTPVFMCDFLTGFLATFGGMLALARRAREGGSYRVQVSLCQSAMLLQRQGLVTHFADAPGRLAPEEFESLAVCDENTCYGDLKSLGPVLNMSATPCRWFGTTPPLGSDRPMWRTRRQA encoded by the coding sequence ATGAGTAAACAATTTATCGCCCAATCCGGCGCCTTCGCCGAGTTGATGAGCATTCGCGGCGGCGCGCCGCTGCCCGATGACGAAGTCAACGTTACCGGCGGCGATCCGTTCTTCGCCACGCCATTTCGCATCGGCGAAACGGCGGCGGCGGCGCTGGCGGCACGCGGCATCGCCGCCAACGACTTGTGGGAACTGCGCACCGGCGAACGTCAGCGCATCGCCGTGGACGTCCGCGCGGCGGCGGCGACCTCGCTGGGCGGCGGCGATATGACGCTACGCCGGGACGAGAACGGCGTATTCCAACCCATCCTGGTTTCCGATGCCATCAAGCACATGGTGTCGCTGACGCAGCCGTGGCGGACGGCGGATGACGGTTGGCTGCTGCCGCATACCAATCTGCCCCATCTTGAGCGGCGTATACTGGACGTTTTGCAATGCGAGAGCACGCCGGAATCAATTAGCGCAGGCGTGCGGCGCTGGAACGCCGATGAGCTGGAAGAGGCGATAGCGGAGGCACAGGCCTGTGCGGGCAAGGTACGCACAGCCGAAGAGTGGCTGCGACACCCGCACGGCGCTTATCTGGCTTCCCGTCCGGTGGTGGAAATCAGCAAAATAGCCGACGGCGAGCCGGAGCCGCTGCCCGCTGGCGACCAACCTGCCGCCGGCATTCGGGTGCTCGATCTGACGCGCATCCTGGCCGGCCCGACGGCGGGCATCGGTTTTGCCGAGCACGGCGCCGATGTACTTATGGTGACCGCCCCCGACCTGCCGCAGGTTCCCGCATTCGTGCGCGATACCAGCCACGGCAAGCGCAGCTGTTTCCTCGATTTCCGTCAGCCGGATCAGGCGGCCCAACTGACGGAGCTGGTGCGGAGCAGCGATGTATTTATCGACGGCTACCGGCCGGAGCGGCTGGCGGCGCACGGCTTTGGCGTCGAGGATCTGGTGAAAATGCGGCCGGGTTTGATCCACATTTCCGTCAACTGTTTCGGTTCCGGCGGCCCTTTTGCCGACCGGGCCGGCTGGGATCAGGTGGCGCAGGCGGTAACCGGTATTTGTCATACCCACGGGTTGGCGATCGGCGCCGGTCAGCCCAAGCTGACGCCGGTATTTATGTGCGACTTTCTGACCGGTTTTCTGGCGACGTTCGGCGGTATGCTGGCGTTGGCGCGGCGCGCGCGCGAGGGCGGCAGTTACCGCGTTCAGGTGTCGCTTTGTCAGTCGGCGATGCTGTTGCAGCGCCAGGGTTTAGTGACGCACTTCGCTGACGCTCCGGGCCGGCTCGCTCCCGAAGAGTTCGAGTCGCTGGCGGTATGTGATGAAAACACCTGCTACGGCGATCTGAAATCATTGGGGCCGGTACTGAATATGTCCGCCACGCCCTGCCGTTGGTTCGGCACCACGCCGCCGTTGGGCAGCGATCGGCCGATGTGGCGTACACGCCGTCAGGCATAA
- a CDS encoding aminoimidazole riboside kinase, which produces MTSKVWVLGDAVIDLFADDMQRLLPCPGGAPANVAVGIARLNGNSAFIGRVGDEPFGHRLQQVLQQENVDTSYLHYDARHRTSIVLVTLNEEGERQFTFMVRPGADLFLEPGDLPAFSAGEWLHCCSIALAAEPSRSTTLQAMASVRQAGGWLSFDANLRDDLWPDRSQMRACVKQALALADVVKLSDEELTLITEIDDMEQAMTALADEISPSLLVVTQGKAGAWAGRPGKMTFYPAHAVRAVDTTGAGDAFVAGLLAGLSEMGVQWRDSAALPAMIAQAQACGALATTSKGAMTALPYRDTLIRYQTETEAALS; this is translated from the coding sequence ATGACGAGTAAAGTCTGGGTGTTGGGCGATGCGGTAATTGATCTATTCGCTGATGATATGCAGCGTTTATTACCTTGCCCCGGCGGCGCGCCGGCTAACGTGGCGGTGGGCATTGCCCGGTTAAACGGTAACAGCGCGTTTATTGGCCGCGTGGGCGATGAACCCTTTGGTCATCGTTTACAGCAAGTTTTGCAACAGGAAAACGTCGACACCTCATACCTGCACTACGACGCCCGCCATCGAACCTCTATTGTGTTGGTTACGTTGAACGAAGAGGGGGAACGACAGTTTACCTTTATGGTGCGGCCGGGCGCCGATCTGTTTCTTGAACCGGGCGATTTACCCGCTTTTTCCGCTGGGGAATGGCTGCACTGCTGTTCTATCGCACTGGCGGCAGAGCCATCGCGCTCCACCACGCTACAGGCGATGGCATCCGTCAGGCAGGCCGGCGGCTGGCTCAGTTTCGACGCCAATCTGCGCGACGATTTGTGGCCGGATCGCAGCCAGATGCGCGCCTGCGTCAAACAGGCGCTGGCGCTGGCCGATGTGGTGAAACTCTCCGATGAAGAACTGACGCTGATCACGGAAATCGACGATATGGAGCAGGCGATGACGGCGTTGGCTGATGAAATCAGCCCGTCGCTGCTGGTGGTCACTCAGGGGAAAGCCGGCGCCTGGGCAGGGCGGCCGGGTAAAATGACGTTCTATCCGGCGCACGCCGTGCGGGCGGTGGATACCACCGGCGCCGGCGATGCGTTTGTCGCCGGTCTGCTGGCCGGATTGAGTGAGATGGGCGTGCAATGGCGGGATAGCGCCGCGCTGCCGGCGATGATCGCGCAGGCTCAGGCCTGCGGCGCGTTGGCGACTACCTCGAAAGGGGCGATGACGGCGTTGCCGTATCGGGACACGCTGATTCGCTATCAGACGGAAACGGAAGCCGCACTGTCGTAA
- a CDS encoding sodium:solute symporter family transporter, with protein sequence MKMFIFLCSLLAMNSAHADTGVARGASATAITLFMLIIAVTLYITWWAAKRTRTASDFYNAGGQISGFQNGLAIAGDAMSAGALLGLCALVFTSGFDGLIYAIGYTTGLPIVVFLMAGRMRRLGKFTFIDVVCSRLEGRAIRVFSACASLIIVLFYLIAQMVGAGQLIQMLFGIDYVYAIMLVGILMVLYVTFGGMMATTWVQIVKAVLMIGGCLFISFLVMKSAGYSFNQLLNDAVGVHPSGQNILLPSALARDPVSGISLAIALMLGTAGLPHVLMRFFTVPDARAARSSVLWATIFMNGFYAMIFIIGFGALYLLRTQPQLFDAGGTLIGGTNTAALHLAYTLGGDPLFGFLSAVAFATILAVVAGLTISGASAISHDIYGCLFGRKPGSEQREMRIMKAAVLVLGVIAVLLGIAFKGQNIAYMISLAFSISCSSTFPVLILAIYWRRFTARGAVWGGAAGLIASLALTILGPSIWVKVLGYAAPAFPIDPPAIITVPLAFTVAIAVSLLERRPMQYTQRQAS encoded by the coding sequence ATGAAGATGTTTATTTTTCTTTGTTCGCTGCTGGCGATGAATTCAGCGCATGCGGATACCGGCGTCGCCCGGGGAGCCAGCGCCACCGCTATCACGCTGTTTATGCTGATTATCGCCGTTACGCTGTATATTACCTGGTGGGCGGCGAAAAGGACGCGAACCGCCAGTGACTTTTACAACGCCGGCGGCCAGATTTCCGGCTTCCAGAACGGTCTGGCCATCGCCGGCGACGCCATGTCCGCCGGTGCGCTGCTCGGACTGTGCGCGCTGGTGTTCACCAGCGGTTTCGACGGCCTGATATACGCCATCGGCTACACCACCGGTCTGCCCATCGTGGTATTCCTGATGGCGGGCAGAATGCGGCGGTTGGGCAAGTTCACCTTTATCGACGTCGTCTGTTCGCGTCTGGAGGGCCGCGCGATACGCGTGTTTTCCGCCTGCGCCTCGCTGATTATCGTACTGTTTTATCTGATTGCGCAGATGGTGGGCGCCGGCCAACTGATACAGATGCTATTCGGTATCGATTACGTTTACGCCATTATGCTGGTCGGCATTCTGATGGTGCTATACGTCACGTTCGGCGGCATGATGGCGACCACCTGGGTGCAGATCGTCAAAGCCGTGCTGATGATCGGCGGCTGTTTGTTCATCAGTTTTCTGGTCATGAAGAGCGCCGGTTACAGCTTTAATCAATTGCTGAACGACGCGGTGGGCGTCCATCCGTCCGGCCAAAATATTCTACTGCCGTCGGCGCTGGCCCGCGATCCCGTATCCGGCATTTCTCTTGCCATCGCGCTGATGCTCGGCACGGCCGGCCTGCCGCATGTTTTGATGCGCTTTTTCACCGTACCCGATGCCCGCGCCGCACGCAGCTCGGTACTGTGGGCCACCATCTTTATGAATGGTTTCTACGCGATGATTTTTATCATCGGCTTTGGCGCTCTCTATCTGTTGCGTACTCAGCCGCAGTTATTCGATGCGGGCGGAACGTTAATCGGCGGAACCAATACGGCGGCGCTGCATCTGGCCTATACTCTCGGCGGCGATCCCCTATTCGGTTTCCTGTCCGCCGTGGCGTTCGCCACCATTCTGGCCGTGGTCGCCGGTTTGACCATTTCCGGTGCGTCGGCGATCAGCCATGATATCTACGGTTGCCTGTTTGGCAGAAAACCCGGCTCGGAGCAGCGCGAAATGCGCATCATGAAAGCCGCCGTGCTGGTGTTGGGCGTTATTGCCGTGCTGCTGGGCATCGCGTTCAAAGGTCAGAATATTGCCTACATGATTAGCCTGGCGTTCTCTATTTCCTGCTCCTCCACCTTTCCGGTGCTGATTCTGGCGATTTACTGGCGGCGATTTACCGCTCGCGGAGCGGTATGGGGCGGAGCGGCGGGGCTGATTGCATCGCTGGCGCTCACGATATTGGGGCCGTCCATCTGGGTAAAAGTGCTGGGATACGCCGCGCCGGCATTTCCCATCGATCCGCCGGCGATTATTACCGTGCCGCTGGCGTTCACGGTAGCCATCGCGGTTTCACTGCTGGAACGGCGCCCGATGCAATATACGCAGCGGCAGGCCTCCTGA